Proteins encoded in a region of the Quercus lobata isolate SW786 chromosome 8, ValleyOak3.0 Primary Assembly, whole genome shotgun sequence genome:
- the LOC115954805 gene encoding F-box/kelch-repeat protein At3g06240-like encodes MSDYMPTEVVVDILSRLPVKTLIRFRCVSKTWFSLISTHDFITMHLNRTLSNPKDPPYLLFRHFNEETEEENFAFLSYKDPFPNDHFSKHTNFVNPKPYWQHYEFFDYPSDFIELHCPYKSSNEFWFIVGISNGLVCMVDDTPSNTPYDIVPILWNPSIHKSVFLPSPGVRLPSSYEPMEYLGFGYDPITDDYKVVRLVYLHGWDERSFQGEEPSVVQIYSLRTNAWRTIPGPGHRYIIKEQSLSVFVNGSVHWLAHVGNVDTDSEDDYSDDDPPCNVIFTFNIRDEVFHKMDVPKYYEDTFDLNMMVALVGGKLALVPGNFNLWSSKARYSVWVMKEYGLAESWTKLYNIRIGPDLENVVGFAKNEVIVNKYGTLLSYNPRKRERSDPGIEALSTSFYMDTYMESLVLLNVEDDALRKQAKSSIASKGLRAKVKRKTKVGVSFKQAGKGSAGLMQKLMIKPRKSRKREGSATRTHTLQTGESSSKQMKKGKNKTKEVA; translated from the exons ATGTCAGACTATATGCCAACGGAGGTTGTCGTGGATATCCTCTCACGTCTGCCTGTGAAAACACTCATCAGATTCAGGTGCGTTTCAAAGACCTGGTTCTCTTTAATTTCCACCCATGACTTCATCACAATGCACCTCAATCGAACACTCTCAAACCCCAAAGACCCACCTTACCTTCTCTTTCGTCATTTCAATGAGGAAACAGAGGAAGAAAACTTCGCTTTCCTCTCTTACAAGGACCCATTTCCTAATGACCATTTTTCCAAACACACGAATTTCGTCAACCCAAAACCCTATTGGCAACATTATGAGTTTTTCGATTACCCATCAGATTTCATTGAATTGCATTGCCCATATAAGAGTTCTAATGAATTCTGGTTCATAGTTGGTATATCTAATGGCCTAGTTTGTATGGTGGATGATACTCCCAGTAACACTCCCTATGACATTGTTCCAATTCTCTGGAACCCTTCTATTCATAAATCTGTATTCCTTCCGAGTCCTGGTGTTAGACTCCCATCTTCCTATGAGCCTATGGAGTATCTTGGGTTTGGATATGACCCCATTACTGACGATTACAAAGTGGTGAGACTTGTGTATCTTCATGGTTGGGATGAACGATCTTTTCAGGGAGAAGAACCATCTGTGGTTCAGATTTATTCGCTTCGTACCAATGCGTGGCGCACTATTCCCGGCCCTGGTCATCGGTATATCATTAAGGAGCAGTCCTTATCTGTGTTTGTGAATGGTTCGGTCCACTGGCTCGCCCATGTTGGAAATGTGGATACTGATTCCGAGGATGATTACTCTGATGATGATCCACCCTGCAATGTGATCTTCACATTCAATATTAGGGATGAGGTTTTTCACAAAATGGATGTACCAAAGTATTATGAAGATACTTTTGATTTGAACATGATGGTTGCGTTGGTTGGTGGCAAGCTTGCGCTTGTCCCTGGTAACTTTAATTTATGGTCTTCAAAAGCACGTTACTCGGTGTGGGTGATGAAAGAGTATGGATTAGCGGAATCTTGGACTAAACTATATAATATCCGTATTGGCCCAGATTTAGAGAATGTGGTAGGTTTTGCAAAGAATGAAGTTATAGTGAACAAGTATGGAACATTGCTGTCTTACAATCCCAGAAAACGAGAAAGATCAGATCCTGGCATTGAGGCCCTATCAACATCGTTTTATATGGATACTTATATGGAGAGCCTTGTTCTACTGAATGTGGAAGATGATGCTTTGAGAAAGCAGGCAAAGTCATCGATTGCTAGCAAGGGCTTAAGGGCAAAGGTGAAAAGGAAGACAAAG GTTGGGGTCAGTTTTAAGCAAGCAGGAAAAG GTTCTGCAGGACTTATGCAAAAGCTCATGATAAAACCAAGGAAATCAAGGAAAAGAGAAGGTTCAGCAACACGTACACATACATTGCAGACTGGAGAATCCTCATCAAAGCAgatgaagaaaggaaaaaacaaaaccaaagaagtgGCATAG